The genomic interval TGGCTGATGACCAAGCAACGAGTGCGGTTGCTAAAGCACTTGAAGTTGGTTATCGCTCAATTGATACTGCAATGATTTATAAAAATGAAAAGGGAGTAGGAAAAGCAATAAAAGATTGTTCTATTCCTCGTGAAGAGTTATTTATTACAACAAAAGTTTGGAATAGTGACCAAGGTTATGAAAATACACTGAAAGCATTTGATGAAAGTCTAGAAAGATTGGGTCTTGGTTATGTAGATTTATATTTAATTCATTGGCCAACTCCTAATTTTGATAATTATGTGGATACATATAAAGCTTTAGAAAAACTATATAAGGATGGGAAAGTGAAAGCTATTGGTGTTTGTAACTTTGAGATAGAACATTTAGAGCGCATTTTAAATGAATGCGAAGTAAAACCTGTTCTAAATCAAGTTGAGTGTCATCCATACTTATCTCAAAAGGAACTAAAGGAATATTGTGCAAAGCATGATATTTTTGTAGAAGCGTGGAGTCCATTAGACCAGGGTGGAGAAGTATTACAAGATGAAGTGATTAAAAATATTGCGGATGCACATGAAAAAACACCAGCTCAGGTAGTTTTACGCTGGCATTTGCAAAATAATACTATTGTAATCCCTAAGTCAGTTACCCCATCAAGAATTGAAGAAAATTTCGAAGTGTTTGATTTTGAGTTAAATGAAAAAGAAGTAAATGCAATAAATCAATTAAACATTGATAGACGTAAAGGATCTCATCCTAACGATATGCATGCGCGCTAAAATGCTGTTTTTCTCTATAGAATAAGAAAGCTTGTTTGTCTAGAGAGAGGAGTTATTCCTCTCTTTGCTCATTTTAATTAGCTAAAGACATGTTTATTAAAAATTGGGAATAATTTATCTTTAACTTTTTTGAATAAAATGCTGACAAAAGGGTAATAACCTGTTATTATATAAAAGTTGCTTCTAATGGCGACAGTATGAACTTAATAGAATGTTATTCTTTGAAAGTTTTTTGAAAAAAGTTATTGACTTTCGAATGAGGAATATGATATTATATAAAAGTTGCTTCTGATAGCAACAAACAAATTGCTCTTTGAAAACTGAACAAACAAACGTCAACAATAATCGTTTTATAACTAACGTTATAGAACGAAAAACAAGTAACAAAAAGCTAGAGTTTAGCATTTGAGCTAATCAACTCTTTATTGGAGAGTTTGATCCTGGCTCAGGACGAACGCTGGCGGCGTGCCTAATACATGCAAGTCGAGCGGACTTTAAAAGCTTGCTTTTAAAGTTAGCGGCGGACGGGTGAGTAACACGTGGGCAACCTGCCTGTAAGACTGGGATAACTTCGGGAAACCGGAGCTAATACCGGATAATCCTTTTCCACTCATGTGGAAAAGCTGAAAGACGGTTTACGCTGTCACTTACAGATGGGCCCGCGGCGCATTAGCTAGTTGGTGAGGTAACGGCTCACCAAGGCAACGATGCGTAGCCGACCTGAGAGGGTGATCGGCCACACTGGGACTGAGACACGGCCCAGACTCCTACGGGAGGCAGCAGTAGGGAATCTTCCGCAATGGACGAAAGTCTGACGGAGCAACGCCGCGTGAGTGATGAAGGTTTTCGGATCGTAAAACTCTGTTGTTAGGGAAGAACAAGTACAAGAGTAACTGCTTGTACCTTGACGGTACCTAACCAGAAAGCCACGGCTAACTACGTGCCAGCAGCCGCGGTAATACGTAGGTGGCAAGCGTTGTCCGGAATTATTGGGCGTAAAGCGCGCGCAGGCGGTCCTTTAAGTCTGATGTGAAAGCCCACGGCTCAACCGTGGAGGGTCATTGGAAACTGGGGGACTTGAGTGCAGAAGAGAAGAGTGGAATTCCACGTGTAGCGGTGAAATGCGTAGAGATGTGGAGGAACACCAGTGGCGAAGGCGACTCTTTGGTCTGTAACTGACGCTGAGGCGCGAAAGCGTGGGGAGCAAACAGGATTAGATACCCTGGTAGTCCACGCCGTAAACGATGAGTGCTAAGTGTTAGAGGGTTTCCGCCCTTTAGTGCTGCAGCAAACGCATTAAGCACTCCGCCTGGGGAGTACGGCCGCAAGGCTGAAACTCAAAGGAATTGACGGGGGCCCGCACAAGCGGTGGAGCATGTGGTTTAATTCGAAGCAACGCGAAGAACCTTACCAGGTCTTGACATCCTCTGACACTCCTAGAGATAGGACGTTCCCCTTCGGGGGACAGAGTGACAGGTGGTGCATGGTTGTCGTCAGCTCGTGTCGTGAGATGTTGGGTTAAGTCCCGCAACGAGCGCAACCCTTGATCTTAGTTGCCAGCATTAAGTTGGGCACTCTAAGGTGACTGCCGGTGACAAACCGGAGGAAGGTGGGGATGACGTCAAATCATCATGCCCCTTATGACCTGGGCTACACACGTGCTACAATGGATGGTACAAAGGGCAGCAAAACCGCGAGGTCGAGCAAATCCCATAAAACCATTCTCAGTTCGGATTGTAGGCTGCAACTCGCCTACATGAAGCTGGAATCGCTAGTAATCGCGGATCAGCATGCCGCGGTGAATACGTTCCCGGGCCTTGTACACACCGCCCGTCACACCACGAGAGTTTGTAACACCCGAAGTCGGTGGGGTAACCGTAAGGAGCCAGCCGCCTAAGGTGGGATAGATGATTGGGGTGAAGTCGTAACAAGGTAGCCGTATCGGAAGGTGCGGCTGGATCACCTCCTTTCTAAGGAAAATGGAATTTACATTCCATCAAAGATTGTTGACGATTTGTTGTTCAGTTTTGAGGGAGCAATTCCTCAAAATTAGGCTGATAATAAGCCGAAATTGTTCTTTGAAAACTAAATCATTAAATAGAAGTAACCAAGATAAACCGAGTAATCGCCATCTTAGATTCTCTATTTTAGAGAATTACTTCTTTGAAAAGTAATCGTATTAATCGAATGCTTATTCGAAGATTTGAGAGCAAAGAGAAGCAAGTAGGTCAAGGAAGCGACCGAGCGAGCACCGGAGCGTACGCTAGTACGTGAGGAGCAGAGTGAGAGAGCTGACGAAGAGATACGCCGCTTATCTTTGGTCGAAACTAAGTTAAGTTAGAAAGGGCGCACGGTGGATGCCTTGGCACTAGGAGCCGATGAAGGACGGGATTAACACCGATATGCTTTGGGGAGCTGTAAGTAAGCTTTGATCCAGAGATTTCCGAATGGGGAAACCCTCTATCCGTAATGGGATAGAATCTTTACCTGAATACATAGGGTACTGAAGGCAGACCCGGGGAACTGAAACATCTAAGTACCCGGAGGAAGAGAAAGCAAACGCGATTCCCTGAGTAGCGGCGAGCGAAACGGGATTAGCCCAAACCAAGAGGCTTGCCTCTTGGGGTTGTAGGACACTCTATATGGAGTTACAAAGGAACGGGGTAGACGAATCGATCTGGAAAGGTCAGTCGTAGAAGGTAAAAACCCTGTAGTCGAAACTTCGTTCCCTCTTGAGTGTATCCTGAGTACGGCGGGACACGAGAAATCCCGTCGGAAGCAGGGAGGACCATCTCCCAAGGCTAAATACTCCCTAGTGACCGATAGTGAACCAGTACCGTGAGGGAAAGGTGAAAAGCACCCCGGAAGGGGAGTGAAATAGATCCTGAAACCGTGTGCCTACAAGTAGTTAGAGCCCTTTTATGGGTGATAGCGTGCCTTTTGTAGAATGAACCGGCGAGTTACGATTACATGCGAGGTTAAGTTGATAAGACGGAGCCGCAGCGAAAGCGAGTCTGAATAGGGCGAAATAGTATGTGGTTGTAGACCCGAAACCAGGTGATCTACCCATGTCCAGGGTGAAGTCCAGGTAACACTGGATGGAGGCCCGAACCCACGCACGTTGAAAAGTGCGGGGATGAGGTGTGGGTAGCGGAGAAATTCCAATCGAACTTGGAGATAGCTGGTTCTCTCCGAAATAGCTTTAGGGCTAGCCTCAAGATTTAGAGTATTGGAGGTAGAGCACTGTTTGGACTAGGGGCCCCCATCGGGTTACCGAATTCAGACAAACTCCGAATGCCAAATACTTATTCTTGGGAGTCAGACTACGAGTGATAAGATCCGTGGTCAAGAGGGAAACAGCCCAGACCACCAGCTAAGGTCCCAAAGTATACGTTAAGTGGAAAAGGATGTGGAGTTGCTTAGACAACCAGGATGTTGGCTTAGAAGCAGCCACCATTTAAAGAGTGCGTAATAGCTCACTGGTCGAGTGACTCTGCGCCGAAAATGTACCGGGGCTAAACGTATCACCGAAGCTGTGGATTGACATCTATGATGTCAGTGGTAGGAGAGCGTTCTAAGGGCGTTGAAGCTAGACCGTAAGGACTGGTGGAGCGCTTAGAAGTGAGAATGCCGGTATGAGTAGCGAAAGATGAGTGAGAATCTCATCCACCGAATGCCTAAGGTTTCCTGAGGAAGGCTCGTCCGCTCAGGGTTAGTCGGGACCTAAGCCGAGGCTGAAAAGCGTAGGCGATGGACAACAGGTTGATATTCCTGTACCACCTTTAAATCGTTTGAGCAATGGGGGGACGCAGGAGGATAGGGTAAGCGTGCTGTTGGATTAGCACGTCCAAGCAGTTAGGCCGGTAATGAGGCAAATCCCATTACCATACGGCGGAGCTGTGACGGCGAGGGAAATATAGTACCGAAGTTCCTGATTCCACACTGCCAAGAAAAGCCTCTAGCGAGATTTATGGTGCCCGTACCGCAAACCGACACAGGTAGGCGAGGAGAGAATCCTAAGGTGAGCGAGAGAACTCTCGTTAAGGAACTCGGCAAAATGACCCCGTAACTTCGGGAGAAGGGGTGCTCTTTTGGGTGTTAAAGCCCGAGAGAGCCGCAGTGAATAGGCCCAGGCGACTGTTTAGCAAAAACACAGGTCTCTGCGAAGCCGCAAGGCGAAGTATAGGGGCTGACACCTGCCCGGTGCTGGAAGGTTAAGAGGAGGGGTTAGCGTTCGCGCGAAGCTCTGAATTGAAGCCCCAGTAAACGGCGGCCGTAACTATAACGGTCCTAAGGTAGCGAAATTCCTTGTCGGGTAAGTTCCGACCCGCACGAAAGGTGTAACGATCTGGGCACTGTCTCAACGAGAGACTCGGTGAAATTATAGTACCTGTGAAGATGCAGGTTACCCGCGACAGGACGGAAAGACCCCGTGGAGCTTTACTGCAGCCTGATATTGAATTTTGGTACAGCTTGTACAGGATAGGTAGGAGCCTTGGAAGCCGGAGCGCCAGCTTCGGTGGAGGCATTGGTGGGATACTACCCTGGCTGTATTGACATTCTAACCCGCACCCCTTATCGGGGTGGGAGACAGTGTCAGGTGGGCAGTTTGACTGGGGCGGTCGCCTCCTAAAAAGTAACGGAGGCGCCCAAAGGTTCCCTCAGAATGGTTGGAAATCATTCGTAGAGTGTAAAGGCACAAGGGAGCTTGACTGCGAGACCTACAAGTCGAGCAGGGACGAAAGTCGGGCTTAGTGATCCGGTGGTTCCGCATGGAAGGGCCATCGCTCAACGGATAAAAGCTACCCCGGGGATAACAGGCTTATCTCCCCCAAGAGTCCACATCGACGGGGAGGTTTGGCACCTCGATGTCGGCTCATCGCATCCTGGGGCTGTAGTCGGTCCCAAGGGTTGGGCTGTTCGCCCATTAAAGCGGTACGCGAGCTGGGTTCAGAACGTCGTGAGACAGTTCGGTCCCTATCCGTCGTGGGCGTAGGAAATTTGAGAGGAGCTGTCCTTAGTACGAGAGGACCGGGATGGACGCACCGCTGGTGTACCAGTTGTCTTGCCAAAGGCATCGCTGGGTAGCTATGTGCGGAAGGGATAAGTGCTGAAAGCATCTAAGCATGAAGCCCCCCTCAAGATGAGATTTCCCATAGCGTAAGCTAGTAAGATCCCTGAAAGATGATCAGGTTGATAGGTCAGAGGTGGAAGCGTGGCGACATGTGGAGCTGACTGATACTAATAGATCGAGGACTTAACTAAAACGAAAAGCGGAAACGCCTGTTTATCGGCGTACAAATTGGAAGAGCTTGTTCTTTCGATAAAGGAAACACGATGAACGTAAGTGAATCGATGTTGACTTACGCAAAAGAGATGATCGGAAGTTTGATAGGCGATAGGCGTTGGAGCTGGACAATAATGATTACTTGGCAAAATGGTTTACTTCTAAAATGATTTAGTTTTGAGAGAACAATTCTCTAACTAAATAAGTCTGGTGGCGATAGCGAGAAGGTCACACCCGTTCCCATACCGAACACGGAAGTTAAGCTTCTCAGCGCCGATGGTAGTTGGGGGTTCTCCCCCTGTGAGAGTAGGACGTCGCCAGGCAAATTGAAAAAACCTAAAAGCTTAAGTGCTTTTAGGTTTTTTTGTCCGAATAATAATACTAAATGAAAAAAATGTTTTGCTCATAAGTACCAAGTTTCAGACCCGGTCATTACAATTCCCCGCTAATTTTTACTTTTACATTTTCTACTAAAAATCAAGTAATTGAAGTAACAAGTATATAACTCCTTGCTAAGAATAAATTAGAAACAATCCGCAAATATAAATAGTATCCATAAAAAATCCGACTTTCTTCTATTATATATACATTTTTCAGATTTATCTGTTTTTTAGTGGAAATTATATAATTGTTTACTTCTTTCTTATTAGGTAATTATAAGTATAATATAGGAATAGTAAATACATATGGGAGTGAAAAAGTATATGCTAGAAAATAGTGTTACAATGGTATTGATTATTCTCATAATCAATATTGTTTATGTTTCTTTTTTTACGATACGAATGATTTTAACTCTAAAAGGGCAACGTTATTTAGCTGCTTTTATTAGCATGATAGAGGTAGTTATTTATGTCATTGGATTAGGATTGGTTTTGGATAATTTGGATCAAATTCAAAACTTAGTTGCCTATGCTATAGGATACGGTATAGGAGTCATAGTCGGGATGAAAATTGAGGAAAAGCTAGCTTTAGGATATATTACTGTAAATGTGATAACAAAGGAATATGACAGAGATTTGCCCAATTCCTTAAGAACACAAGGATATGGTGTAACAACGTGGGCCGCACAGGGGTTAGAGGGAGACCGGATGTCTTTGCAAATATTAACTCCTCGAAAATATGAATTAAAATTATATCAGACAATTAAAGAATTGGATCCGAAAGCATTTATTATTGCATATGAGCCGAAAGCGATTTATGGAGGGTTCTGGGTGAAAAGTGTTAAGAAAGGAAAATTATTTAATGAGTAAGAAAAAAAGATTTGAAGTGCAAACGAATGAGACGATTAATGACTGTTTGGATAGAATGAAGAAGGAAGGCTATACACCGATAAAGCGGATGGAAAAGCCTGTTTTTAAAGAAATCAAGGTGAATGGGCAAATGTCCTATGAGCCAGTATCACAGCAAATTATCTTTGAAGCAGTCCATTTAGAAGGTTAAATCACGAACAATAAAATTATATTTATATTAATCGTTCGACATTTACTGTTGACAACATATAAATATGCTTGTTAAGATGGTATAGTGTTAATAAACAGATATCGCATAAAAATAAATTAAATAGCCCTCATATAATAATGGGAATATGGCCCATGAGTTTCTACCCGGTAACCGTAAAATACTGGACTATGAGGGAAAGTGAATGAAAAGGAGCTGGAAAAAGTAGAAGTACTTTATCCAGATTTTATTTAAGCTCTGGACGGATACTTTCTCTCTTTTTGTGTAGAAGTTTTCTGTCTAGGGCTTTTTAAATGGAATCAGGAGGGGAAACATGACCGCATCTGTTGGTGTTATCATGGGGAGTAAATCAGATTGGGAAACAATGAAACATGCTTGTAGCATATTAGATCAACTGGAAGTAGATTACGAGAAAAAAGTGGTCTCTGCTCATCGTACTCCTGACTTAATGTTTGAATATGCCGAAAGTGCAAGAGATAGAGGAATTAAAGTAATTATTGCCGGAGCTGGTGGAGCAGCACATCTCCCTGGGATGGTAGCTGCAAAGACAACTTTGCCTGTTATAGGGGTTCCGGTTCAATCAAGAGCCTTAAATGGGTTGGATTCCTTATTGTCGATTGTACAAATGCCTGGAGGAGTGCCAGTTGCTACTGTAGCAATTGGGAAAGCAGGTGCGACAAATG from Niallia sp. FSL W8-0635 carries:
- a CDS encoding aldo/keto reductase is translated as MEFVTLNNGLKMPQLGFGVWQVADDQATSAVAKALEVGYRSIDTAMIYKNEKGVGKAIKDCSIPREELFITTKVWNSDQGYENTLKAFDESLERLGLGYVDLYLIHWPTPNFDNYVDTYKALEKLYKDGKVKAIGVCNFEIEHLERILNECEVKPVLNQVECHPYLSQKELKEYCAKHDIFVEAWSPLDQGGEVLQDEVIKNIADAHEKTPAQVVLRWHLQNNTIVIPKSVTPSRIEENFEVFDFELNEKEVNAINQLNIDRRKGSHPNDMHAR
- a CDS encoding DUF2179 domain-containing protein, which produces MLENSVTMVLIILIINIVYVSFFTIRMILTLKGQRYLAAFISMIEVVIYVIGLGLVLDNLDQIQNLVAYAIGYGIGVIVGMKIEEKLALGYITVNVITKEYDRDLPNSLRTQGYGVTTWAAQGLEGDRMSLQILTPRKYELKLYQTIKELDPKAFIIAYEPKAIYGGFWVKSVKKGKLFNE
- a CDS encoding NETI motif-containing protein; translated protein: MSKKKRFEVQTNETINDCLDRMKKEGYTPIKRMEKPVFKEIKVNGQMSYEPVSQQIIFEAVHLEG
- the purE gene encoding 5-(carboxyamino)imidazole ribonucleotide mutase, whose product is MTASVGVIMGSKSDWETMKHACSILDQLEVDYEKKVVSAHRTPDLMFEYAESARDRGIKVIIAGAGGAAHLPGMVAAKTTLPVIGVPVQSRALNGLDSLLSIVQMPGGVPVATVAIGKAGATNAGLLAAQILGATDLELAERLFSMRERTKKEVMESSDELV